In Arthrobacter sp. SLBN-112, a genomic segment contains:
- a CDS encoding primary-amine oxidase produces the protein MTLAPTQTASAFRLATAQEIQDVRAILQSEGHLGPQHRIAYLGLLDPARGADTAAADRRFRVFIHDVSGAAPRDVVVSATGQKVLSAVELDTAVTGELPVLEEEFEVVETLLATDERWLKALADRGLAVENVRVAPLSAGVFEYPEEKGRRILRGLAFVQEFPEDSAWAHPVDGLVAYVDVVSKEVTQVIDLGAMPIPAEHGNYTDPELTGPLRTTQKPISITQPEGPSFTVTAGNHVEWEKWSVDVGFDVREGVVLHNLAFQDGDRKRPIINRASIAEMVVPYGDPSPVRSWQNYFDTGEYLVGQYANSLELGCDCLGEITYLSPVISDAFGNPREIRNGICMHEEDWSILSKHSDLWSGVTYTRRNRRLVISFFTTIGNYDYGFYWYLYLDGTIEFEAKATGIVFTSAFPEGGSDNISQLAPGLGAPFHQHLFSARLDMAIDGFTNRVEEEDVVRQAMGPGNERGNAFSRKRTVLARESEAVREADARSGRTWIISNPDSRNRLGEPVGYKLHSHNQPTLLADPDSSIARRAAFATKDLWVTRYAEDEKYPTGDFVNQHAGGAGLPAYVAQDRDLDGQDIVVWHTFGLTHFPRMEDWPIMPVDTVGFKLRPEGFFDRSPVLDVPANPNQQADSCHSEGGSGGCH, from the coding sequence ATGACGCTTGCACCCACCCAAACCGCATCAGCCTTCCGCCTGGCCACGGCCCAGGAAATCCAGGACGTGCGCGCCATCCTGCAGTCGGAAGGCCACCTGGGCCCGCAGCACAGGATCGCCTACCTGGGCCTGCTGGATCCGGCCCGCGGCGCTGATACCGCGGCGGCGGACCGCCGCTTCCGGGTCTTCATCCACGATGTCTCCGGGGCGGCGCCGCGGGACGTCGTGGTCTCGGCCACCGGGCAGAAGGTGCTCTCCGCCGTCGAACTGGACACCGCAGTGACCGGCGAACTGCCGGTGCTCGAGGAGGAGTTCGAGGTGGTGGAAACGCTGCTGGCCACCGATGAACGGTGGCTCAAGGCGCTCGCTGACCGCGGACTCGCCGTCGAAAACGTCCGGGTAGCCCCGCTGTCCGCCGGTGTCTTCGAGTACCCGGAGGAGAAGGGCCGCCGGATCCTGCGCGGGCTGGCCTTCGTCCAGGAGTTCCCGGAGGACAGCGCCTGGGCGCACCCGGTGGACGGCCTGGTGGCATACGTGGATGTGGTCAGCAAGGAGGTCACCCAGGTCATCGACCTCGGCGCCATGCCCATCCCGGCCGAACACGGCAACTACACGGACCCGGAACTGACCGGCCCGCTCCGCACCACCCAGAAACCGATCAGCATCACCCAGCCCGAGGGCCCCAGCTTCACCGTCACCGCCGGCAACCACGTCGAATGGGAAAAATGGAGCGTCGACGTGGGCTTCGACGTCCGCGAGGGCGTGGTCCTGCACAACCTCGCCTTCCAGGACGGCGACCGGAAGCGGCCCATCATCAACCGGGCCTCCATTGCCGAGATGGTGGTCCCGTACGGTGACCCGTCACCCGTCCGTTCGTGGCAGAACTACTTCGACACGGGCGAATACCTGGTGGGCCAGTACGCCAACTCCCTGGAACTCGGCTGCGACTGCCTGGGCGAGATCACCTACCTCAGCCCGGTCATCAGCGACGCGTTCGGCAACCCGCGGGAGATCCGCAACGGCATCTGCATGCACGAGGAAGACTGGAGCATCCTCTCCAAGCACTCCGACCTGTGGAGCGGCGTCACCTACACCCGCCGCAACCGCCGGCTGGTGATCTCTTTCTTCACCACCATCGGCAATTACGATTACGGCTTTTACTGGTACCTCTACCTGGACGGCACTATCGAATTCGAGGCCAAAGCCACCGGCATCGTCTTCACCTCGGCGTTCCCGGAGGGCGGCTCGGACAACATCTCCCAGCTGGCCCCGGGCCTGGGCGCCCCGTTCCACCAGCACCTCTTCAGTGCCCGGCTGGACATGGCGATTGACGGATTCACCAACCGCGTGGAGGAGGAGGATGTGGTCCGGCAGGCCATGGGCCCGGGTAATGAGCGCGGCAACGCCTTCTCCCGCAAGCGCACCGTTCTGGCGCGCGAATCCGAGGCCGTCCGCGAGGCCGACGCCCGTTCCGGCCGCACCTGGATCATTTCCAACCCGGACTCACGCAACCGGCTGGGCGAGCCGGTGGGCTATAAGCTCCACTCCCACAACCAGCCCACGCTGCTGGCGGATCCGGACTCTTCAATCGCCCGCCGGGCCGCGTTCGCCACCAAGGATCTGTGGGTCACCCGGTACGCCGAGGACGAGAAGTACCCCACGGGCGACTTCGTGAACCAGCATGCCGGGGGAGCCGGGCTGCCCGCCTACGTGGCACAGGACCGCGACCTCGACGGCCAGGACATCGTCGTGTGGCATACGTTTGGCCTGACCCACTTCCCCCGCATGGAGGACTGGCCCATCATGCCCGTGGACACCGTGGGCTTCAAGCTGCGGCCCGAGGGCTTCTTCGACCGCAGTCCCGTCCTGGACGTCCCCGCCAACCCGAACCAGCAGGCCGATTCCTGCCATAGCGAAGGCGGCAGCGGTGGCTGCCACTAG
- a CDS encoding NAD(P)-dependent oxidoreductase gives MRVTVIGGSGHIGSFLVPRLVRAGHEVTNISRGASKPYTASPEWEHVHQVAADRQQEDRDGTFGDRVAGLKPEAVVDLVCFTLDSAAALVDRLRGEVGHLLHCGSVWRYGQSLKLPIREGSDSAAEPFGEYGVEKNRIAVMLREETARGGLATTSLHPGHIVGPGWHPIGPVGNLDPGIWQTISAGQPLRVPGSGAELMHHVHADDVAQAFEKALAQREAAAGEDFNIVAPTALTVRGYADIAAAWFGHAAVLETVSWERFREDTSRDYAESSWGHLYRSQCFSIDKAASVLGYAPRYQPEQAIFESVKWLVDHGRLHVARPLGVSKD, from the coding sequence ATGAGAGTCACCGTCATCGGCGGCAGCGGCCACATCGGTTCGTTCCTGGTCCCCCGGCTGGTCCGCGCCGGCCACGAGGTCACCAACATCAGCCGCGGCGCCAGCAAGCCCTACACCGCCTCACCGGAATGGGAGCATGTACACCAGGTCGCAGCGGACCGTCAGCAGGAGGACCGGGACGGGACGTTCGGGGACCGGGTGGCCGGGCTGAAGCCGGAAGCGGTGGTGGACCTGGTCTGCTTCACCCTCGATTCGGCTGCGGCGCTGGTGGACCGGTTGCGAGGTGAGGTGGGGCATCTGCTGCATTGCGGTTCCGTGTGGCGTTATGGCCAAAGCCTGAAGCTGCCGATCAGGGAAGGCTCGGATTCTGCCGCTGAGCCCTTTGGCGAGTACGGCGTCGAAAAGAACCGGATCGCCGTGATGCTGCGGGAAGAGACGGCCCGGGGCGGCCTGGCGACCACGTCCCTGCACCCGGGCCATATCGTAGGACCAGGTTGGCATCCCATCGGTCCGGTGGGAAACCTGGACCCCGGCATCTGGCAGACCATCTCCGCAGGCCAGCCCCTCCGGGTTCCCGGCAGCGGCGCGGAACTGATGCACCACGTGCATGCCGACGATGTTGCCCAGGCTTTCGAGAAAGCCCTCGCACAGCGCGAAGCGGCCGCCGGAGAGGACTTCAACATCGTCGCTCCCACGGCGCTGACCGTGCGCGGCTACGCGGACATCGCGGCTGCCTGGTTCGGGCACGCTGCCGTGCTGGAAACGGTCAGCTGGGAGCGGTTCCGTGAAGACACCTCACGGGACTATGCGGAGTCGAGCTGGGGCCACCTCTACCGCAGCCAGTGCTTCAGCATCGACAAGGCCGCGTCCGTGCTGGGCTATGCACCGCGGTACCAACCTGAGCAGGCCATCTTCGAATCCGTAAAATGGCTTGTTGACCACGGCCGGCTTCACGTCGCGCGCCCCTTGGGCGTCTCCAAGGACTAA
- a CDS encoding cupin domain-containing protein, whose amino-acid sequence MPAVTVKDLETKSFNDADEKRRPPKTQVDVVSIGGATLGRFTFEPGWRWSETVKTVVHTDSCQNNHLGFCTAGTLTVQLDDGTRTTIHAGDAYSIPAGHDAWVENDEEFVGYEVISAAEYAKPA is encoded by the coding sequence ATGCCTGCAGTAACGGTTAAGGACCTTGAAACCAAGTCCTTTAACGACGCCGACGAGAAGCGCCGTCCGCCCAAGACCCAGGTGGACGTGGTCAGTATTGGCGGCGCCACCCTGGGCCGGTTCACCTTCGAGCCCGGCTGGCGCTGGTCCGAGACGGTTAAAACCGTGGTCCACACGGACAGCTGCCAGAACAACCACCTTGGCTTCTGCACCGCCGGGACCCTGACCGTGCAGCTGGACGACGGTACCCGCACCACCATCCACGCCGGTGACGCCTACTCAATTCCCGCCGGCCACGACGCCTGGGTGGAAAACGATGAAGAGTTCGTTGGCTACGAGGTCATAAGTGCCGCGGAGTACGCGAAGCCCGCCTGA
- a CDS encoding ThuA domain-containing protein, with product MNGKLRIRVWNEGVHEANNEPSHIGDIYPDGIHGAIAAGLRSHYPDADITTAVLASNDEHGLDEEVLAETDVLLWWGHIAHHEVSDAVVERVHRHVLGGMGLIVLHSGHFAKIFTRLLGTSCSLAWRNDGQRELVWTVKPSHPIAEGVESPIVIPEQEMYGELFDIPDPDDLIFISSFAGGEVFRSGVTFTRGKGRIFYFSPGDQEYPVYHHPQVQRVLANGVKWAAQPGLDRSAPAVTNPGRAWFEEDSRH from the coding sequence ATGAACGGCAAACTGAGGATCCGGGTGTGGAACGAGGGCGTCCACGAGGCCAACAACGAGCCGTCCCACATCGGCGACATCTACCCGGATGGTATCCACGGCGCCATCGCCGCAGGGCTCCGGTCCCACTATCCGGACGCGGACATTACGACGGCGGTGCTCGCCAGCAATGACGAACACGGCCTGGACGAGGAGGTGCTCGCGGAGACGGACGTCCTGCTCTGGTGGGGCCACATCGCCCACCACGAGGTGAGCGACGCCGTCGTCGAACGCGTCCACCGGCACGTGCTGGGCGGAATGGGACTGATCGTGCTCCACTCGGGGCACTTCGCCAAGATCTTCACCAGGCTGCTGGGCACCAGCTGCTCCCTGGCCTGGCGGAACGACGGCCAGCGCGAGCTGGTGTGGACGGTCAAACCGTCACATCCCATCGCGGAGGGCGTGGAGAGCCCCATCGTCATCCCCGAGCAGGAGATGTACGGCGAGCTGTTCGACATCCCGGACCCTGACGACCTGATCTTCATCAGTTCCTTCGCCGGCGGCGAGGTGTTCCGTTCCGGGGTCACGTTCACCCGGGGCAAGGGCAGGATCTTCTACTTCAGCCCCGGCGACCAGGAGTACCCGGTGTACCACCATCCGCAGGTCCAGCGGGTGCTGGCCAACGGCGTGAAGTGGGCGGCGCAGCCGGGGCTGGACCGCTCAGCCCCTGCCGTGACCAACCCCGGCAGGGCGTGGTTCGAGGAGGACAGCCGGCATTGA
- a CDS encoding Gfo/Idh/MocA family oxidoreductase: MNNQQSPGQQPQAPGKAQAKELRVGVVGIGWAGQQHLKAYSELDGVRIVSLAGMEQELREDLQAEYAIPNGFADWQDMLDHGGLDAVSVAVPTFLHAPIAIAALERGIHVLSEKPIARNAVEGQAMVDAARTAGRVLDVAFNHRRRGDIKALKDVIDDGGLGRPYYAKASWLRRSGIPTLGSWFTNPELAGGGPLADIGVHALDYALHLLGEPKVVAVSAATHSELGPQGRGGGSRYSAQATSHAFEVEDFASAFLRLEGGGTLLIEAGWATYRETDDLLDFTVYGTDGGAELKVHGAPFPPVGQLRVFTDKDGESADYVPPVLPGRAHDAVVEDFVIAVRDGAAWAEHDGSLALYRAQIIDACYQSALEQREVRL; this comes from the coding sequence TTGAACAACCAGCAGTCCCCCGGCCAGCAGCCCCAGGCACCAGGAAAAGCCCAAGCCAAGGAACTCCGCGTCGGCGTCGTTGGCATCGGCTGGGCCGGCCAGCAGCACCTGAAGGCCTACAGCGAACTGGACGGTGTCCGCATCGTCTCGCTGGCAGGAATGGAGCAGGAACTCCGCGAGGACCTGCAAGCCGAATACGCCATTCCCAACGGCTTCGCCGACTGGCAGGACATGCTGGACCATGGCGGCCTGGATGCCGTCAGCGTGGCGGTACCCACCTTCCTGCACGCCCCCATTGCCATCGCGGCCCTGGAACGGGGAATCCATGTGCTGAGCGAAAAGCCCATCGCCCGCAACGCCGTGGAGGGCCAGGCCATGGTGGACGCGGCACGGACGGCCGGACGGGTCCTGGACGTGGCCTTCAACCACCGCCGCCGCGGCGACATCAAGGCCCTCAAGGACGTCATCGACGACGGCGGCCTGGGCCGCCCCTACTACGCCAAGGCCTCATGGCTCCGCCGCTCCGGCATTCCCACGCTGGGCAGCTGGTTCACCAACCCCGAGCTCGCCGGCGGCGGACCGCTGGCGGACATCGGCGTCCACGCGCTGGATTACGCCCTGCACCTGCTCGGCGAACCGAAGGTGGTGGCCGTCTCCGCCGCCACCCACTCGGAGCTGGGCCCGCAGGGACGCGGCGGCGGAAGCCGGTATTCGGCCCAGGCCACGAGCCACGCCTTCGAGGTGGAAGACTTCGCTTCAGCGTTCCTCCGGCTTGAGGGCGGCGGAACACTGCTGATCGAGGCGGGCTGGGCAACGTACCGGGAAACGGACGATCTCCTCGACTTCACGGTCTACGGCACGGACGGCGGCGCCGAACTGAAGGTGCACGGCGCCCCGTTCCCGCCCGTGGGCCAGCTCCGGGTGTTCACTGACAAGGACGGCGAATCCGCCGATTACGTGCCACCTGTCCTCCCCGGCCGCGCCCACGATGCCGTGGTGGAAGATTTCGTCATCGCAGTCCGCGACGGGGCGGCCTGGGCCGAGCATGACGGCTCCCTGGCGCTCTACCGGGCACAGATCATCGACGCGTGCTACCAGTCAGCACTTGAGCAGAGGGAGGTTCGCCTCTAA
- a CDS encoding LacI family DNA-binding transcriptional regulator gives MARATVQDVAKTAGVSVGTVSRVLNGSPAVSASSREKVAGAIRDLNYRPLASARDLRRDRTMRILALSKNLESPVISEAFRGVGDAAALSGYVSLIAPTAGSLEREQQLVDMLRNGSVDGLILFSPTMPDDDVEALANQLSVVQLCEIAESEAAFGVSIDDRQAACEITRHLIGTGARRLAMIGNRAARSGRLREQGFREALSEAGLDAAQSLFAAGDFDFHAGRQLTRELLAADQLPDAVFCGSDTVAAGCVREITDAGLRIPEDLAVAGFDDSIQAEMCVPELTTIRQPAYEMGRVAFGALLERMTEPEPHRRGRMFLPHELVIRDSTKN, from the coding sequence ATGGCTCGAGCGACCGTGCAGGACGTCGCCAAAACGGCGGGGGTATCCGTGGGCACGGTCTCCCGCGTACTCAACGGAAGTCCTGCGGTGAGCGCCTCGAGCAGGGAAAAAGTGGCCGGGGCGATCCGGGACCTCAACTACCGGCCCCTCGCCTCCGCCCGGGACTTGCGCCGCGACCGGACCATGCGCATCCTGGCCCTGTCCAAGAACCTTGAGTCCCCGGTCATCAGTGAAGCCTTCCGAGGGGTGGGGGACGCCGCGGCACTGTCCGGCTATGTCAGCCTGATTGCCCCCACCGCCGGGAGCCTGGAACGCGAGCAGCAGCTGGTGGACATGCTCCGGAACGGATCCGTGGACGGGTTGATCCTGTTTTCGCCCACCATGCCGGACGACGATGTGGAAGCCCTCGCCAACCAGCTGAGTGTTGTCCAGTTGTGTGAAATAGCGGAGTCGGAAGCCGCCTTCGGCGTCTCGATTGACGACCGGCAGGCCGCCTGCGAGATCACGCGGCACCTCATCGGGACTGGCGCCCGGCGGCTTGCCATGATCGGCAACCGGGCGGCACGGTCCGGGCGGCTGCGCGAACAAGGGTTCCGCGAAGCCTTGTCCGAGGCAGGCCTGGACGCGGCGCAGAGCCTGTTCGCCGCCGGTGATTTCGACTTCCACGCCGGCCGGCAGCTCACCCGCGAACTCCTCGCCGCGGACCAGCTCCCCGACGCCGTGTTCTGCGGCAGCGACACGGTGGCGGCCGGCTGCGTCCGCGAAATTACCGACGCCGGCCTCCGGATCCCGGAGGACCTGGCCGTTGCCGGCTTCGACGATTCCATCCAAGCCGAGATGTGCGTCCCGGAACTGACCACCATCAGGCAGCCCGCCTACGAGATGGGCCGCGTTGCGTTCGGGGCACTCCTGGAACGGATGACGGAGCCGGAGCCGCACCGCCGCGGCCGGATGTTCCTCCCGCACGAGCTCGTCATCCGGGACTCCACGAAGAACTGA
- the glnT gene encoding type III glutamate--ammonia ligase: MTSVATPAVTPAPASAPAARADTAGISLKDIARAHDVRFLLATFVDMTGKPCAKLVPVEAADELESGAMGFAGYAAGLIGQKPQDPDLIAVPDLASFTPVPFIKEGLAIIHCDPHVDGKPWPYAPRVILKNALARLADQGMQAKVGAEVEYFLVTRNDDGTLATADTRDDSPRPCYDARGVTRMYDHLTSISAAMNSLGWGNYANDHEDAAGQFEQNFNYADALTTADRVISLRYILNILAEQRGMTATFMPKPFTDRTGTGLHFHLSLWSGGEALFPGTAAGDDGRGLGLSGLAYAFIGGILDHAPALQAFLAPTVNSYKRSGATTSSSGATWSPRKASFGGNDRTHMIRVPDNRRIELRSGDGSANPYLAIATALAAGLDGVAKSTDPGTPSGPGESKPDAHFLPATLLHAVEALRKDPVILAGLSGDAEIGMYYADAKEEEFLSWHNQVSDWEIRTYLTSI, translated from the coding sequence ATGACCAGTGTCGCAACCCCTGCTGTAACCCCCGCACCCGCAAGCGCCCCGGCGGCCCGTGCAGATACCGCCGGGATTTCCCTTAAGGACATCGCCCGCGCCCATGATGTCCGTTTCCTGTTGGCCACTTTCGTGGACATGACCGGCAAACCCTGCGCCAAGCTGGTCCCCGTGGAAGCCGCCGACGAACTTGAGAGCGGCGCCATGGGCTTCGCCGGCTACGCTGCGGGCCTCATCGGCCAAAAGCCGCAGGACCCGGACCTGATCGCCGTCCCGGACCTCGCATCCTTCACCCCGGTGCCCTTCATCAAGGAGGGCCTGGCCATCATCCACTGCGATCCCCACGTTGACGGCAAGCCGTGGCCCTACGCGCCGCGCGTCATCCTCAAGAACGCCCTGGCCCGCCTGGCGGACCAAGGCATGCAGGCCAAGGTGGGTGCGGAGGTGGAATACTTCCTGGTCACCAGGAACGACGACGGGACGCTGGCCACCGCCGACACCCGCGACGATTCGCCCCGCCCCTGCTACGACGCCCGGGGCGTGACCCGAATGTACGACCACCTCACCTCCATCAGCGCGGCGATGAACTCACTGGGCTGGGGCAACTACGCCAACGACCACGAGGACGCCGCAGGCCAGTTCGAGCAGAACTTCAATTATGCGGACGCTCTTACCACCGCAGACCGCGTCATCTCGCTCCGCTACATCCTGAACATCCTCGCCGAACAGCGGGGCATGACCGCCACCTTCATGCCCAAACCGTTCACGGACCGCACCGGCACCGGGCTGCACTTCCACCTCTCGCTGTGGTCCGGCGGCGAAGCACTGTTCCCCGGCACGGCAGCGGGTGACGACGGCCGCGGGCTCGGGTTGTCCGGCTTGGCCTACGCCTTTATTGGCGGCATCCTGGACCACGCCCCTGCCCTGCAGGCCTTCCTCGCCCCCACCGTGAATTCCTACAAGCGCAGCGGTGCCACCACCAGCTCCTCCGGCGCCACTTGGTCGCCACGGAAGGCTTCCTTCGGTGGGAACGACCGCACGCACATGATCCGCGTCCCGGACAACAGACGGATCGAACTGCGCTCCGGCGACGGCTCCGCAAACCCCTACCTGGCCATCGCCACCGCCCTCGCGGCAGGCCTGGACGGGGTGGCGAAATCAACCGACCCCGGCACGCCGTCCGGTCCCGGCGAGTCCAAACCGGACGCCCACTTCCTGCCGGCCACCCTGCTGCACGCCGTCGAGGCACTCCGCAAGGACCCGGTGATCCTGGCCGGCCTCAGCGGCGACGCGGAAATCGGCATGTACTACGCCGACGCCAAGGAAGAAGAATTCCTCAGCTGGCACAACCAGGTCAGCGACTGGGAAATCCGGACCTACCTCACATCCATCTGA
- a CDS encoding glutamine amidotransferase has product MCGIAALQLRNPSLHPQMGALLSSMLCQIVDRGPDSAGLAVYNTPGLVSPGTSTLSLLGKDQGRTTTAITSGLAAMLPADAGATVKVVGDTTLVSAAVGTDLLVKAVSETLPGSTIIGRGEHVAVMKSVGHPMQIAAEHGLEAMAGSQGLSHTRMATESAVTAGGSHPFSVADDLCLVHNGSFSNHATVRRSLKREGVVFDSENDTEVGARYVASRLTQGDTLEEALVNLGNVLDGFYTLVVTTADSMAVVRDPIACKPAIIAETDDYVAMASEYRALAALPGIDNARIFEPEPGKVYTWSL; this is encoded by the coding sequence ATGTGCGGAATCGCCGCGCTGCAGCTGCGCAATCCCTCGCTGCACCCCCAAATGGGCGCCCTGCTGTCCTCGATGCTGTGCCAGATCGTTGACCGCGGCCCGGACTCCGCCGGACTCGCCGTCTACAACACTCCCGGCCTGGTTTCCCCTGGCACGTCCACGCTGAGCCTCCTCGGCAAGGACCAGGGGAGGACGACGACGGCCATCACCTCCGGCCTGGCGGCCATGCTCCCTGCCGACGCGGGAGCAACGGTCAAGGTGGTGGGCGACACCACCTTGGTGAGCGCCGCCGTCGGAACAGATCTTCTGGTGAAGGCGGTCAGCGAAACCCTTCCGGGTTCCACCATCATCGGCCGGGGCGAGCACGTGGCCGTCATGAAAAGCGTGGGCCATCCGATGCAGATCGCCGCCGAACACGGGCTCGAAGCCATGGCCGGCAGCCAGGGCCTGTCCCACACCCGGATGGCCACCGAATCCGCCGTCACTGCCGGCGGCTCGCACCCCTTCTCCGTGGCCGACGACCTCTGCCTGGTGCACAACGGCTCCTTCTCCAACCACGCCACGGTCCGGCGGAGCCTGAAGCGCGAGGGCGTGGTGTTCGACTCCGAGAATGACACCGAAGTGGGTGCCCGCTACGTCGCCTCCCGGCTCACGCAGGGTGACACCCTCGAGGAAGCCCTGGTGAACCTGGGCAACGTCCTGGACGGGTTTTACACCCTGGTGGTCACCACCGCGGACAGCATGGCCGTGGTCCGCGACCCCATCGCCTGCAAGCCGGCCATCATCGCCGAAACCGACGACTACGTGGCCATGGCCTCCGAATACCGCGCCCTGGCCGCCCTCCCCGGCATCGACAACGCGCGCATCTTTGAACCGGAACCCGGAAAGGTCTACACATGGTCACTCTGA
- a CDS encoding protein glxC encodes MVTLTAPEALAPAATPAVLDLADAPVRELNQSLHNAVDGQSWTVTNPEGKHSLAVGINADVSVTVEGHAGYYAAGMHQKGDVTINGNAGVGLAENIMSGTVHVKGDASQSAAATGHGGLVVIDGNAGARCGISMKGVDIVVGGNIGHMSAFMAQAGRLVVCGDAGDALGDSIYEARIYVQGTVASLGADCIEKPLREEHLAELAELLAAAGRPDNPADFKRYGSARNLYHFHVDNSTAY; translated from the coding sequence ATGGTCACTCTGACAGCCCCCGAAGCCCTGGCACCCGCCGCCACCCCCGCCGTGCTCGACCTCGCCGACGCCCCGGTCCGCGAACTGAACCAGTCACTCCACAACGCCGTTGACGGACAGTCCTGGACGGTCACCAACCCCGAAGGCAAGCACAGCCTCGCGGTGGGCATCAACGCGGACGTTTCGGTGACCGTCGAAGGCCACGCCGGCTACTACGCCGCCGGGATGCACCAAAAGGGGGACGTGACCATCAACGGCAACGCCGGCGTCGGCCTCGCGGAAAACATCATGTCCGGCACCGTCCACGTGAAGGGTGATGCGTCCCAGTCCGCCGCCGCCACCGGCCACGGCGGCCTGGTGGTCATCGACGGCAACGCCGGTGCACGCTGCGGCATCTCCATGAAGGGCGTGGACATCGTGGTGGGCGGGAACATCGGCCACATGTCCGCGTTCATGGCCCAGGCCGGCCGGCTGGTGGTCTGCGGCGACGCCGGGGACGCCCTGGGCGACTCCATCTACGAGGCACGGATCTACGTCCAGGGAACGGTCGCCTCACTGGGCGCCGACTGCATCGAAAAGCCGCTGCGCGAAGAGCACCTCGCCGAACTCGCGGAACTGCTCGCCGCCGCCGGCCGCCCCGATAACCCTGCCGACTTCAAGCGCTACGGCTCCGCCCGGAACCTCTACCACTTCCACGTCGACAACTCGACCGCCTACTAG
- a CDS encoding FMN-binding glutamate synthase family protein, with protein MTITSIPAPAQTPAAAPANIAELGLRESATFDRATIADIQRAAATGVYDIRGWGAKRKVPHFDDLLFLGASMSRYPLEGYREKCDTDVVLGDRHASRPLHLQTPVTIAGMSFGALSANAKEALGRGASEVGTSTTTGDGGMTPEERGQSKHLVYQYLPSRYGMNPDDLRKADAIEIVLGQGAKPGGGGMLLGQKITERVAGMRTLPVGIDQRSASRHPDWTGPDDLEIKIGELREITDWKTPIYVKIGASRPYYDTALAVKSGADVVVVDGMQGGTAATQQVFIENVGIPTLAAIPQAVQALQELGVHRKVQLIVSGGIRTGADVAKAMALGADAVAIGTAALIALGDNDPRYAAEYAALGSAAGFYDDFQDGRDPAGITTQDPQLSSRLDPVAAGKRLANYLRVLTMEAQTIARACGKSHLHNLEPEDLVALTIEASAMARVPLAGTSWIPGVQGSF; from the coding sequence GTGACCATCACCTCCATCCCCGCCCCCGCACAGACTCCCGCCGCGGCACCGGCCAACATTGCCGAACTGGGCCTGCGCGAGTCCGCCACGTTCGACCGCGCCACCATCGCCGACATCCAGCGTGCGGCCGCCACCGGCGTCTACGACATCCGCGGCTGGGGCGCCAAGCGCAAGGTCCCGCACTTCGATGACCTGCTCTTCCTGGGCGCCTCCATGTCCCGCTACCCGCTGGAGGGCTACCGCGAAAAGTGCGATACCGACGTCGTCCTCGGCGACCGGCACGCCAGCCGCCCGCTGCACCTGCAGACCCCGGTGACCATCGCCGGCATGAGCTTCGGCGCACTGTCCGCCAACGCCAAGGAAGCGCTGGGCCGCGGCGCATCCGAGGTGGGGACCTCCACCACCACGGGCGACGGCGGCATGACGCCCGAGGAGCGCGGCCAGTCCAAGCACCTGGTGTACCAGTACCTGCCCTCCCGCTACGGCATGAACCCGGACGACCTCCGCAAGGCCGACGCGATCGAGATCGTGCTGGGCCAGGGCGCAAAGCCCGGCGGCGGCGGCATGCTGCTGGGCCAGAAAATCACCGAACGCGTCGCCGGAATGCGCACCCTGCCCGTGGGCATCGACCAGCGCTCCGCGAGCCGGCACCCGGACTGGACCGGCCCGGACGACCTCGAAATCAAGATCGGCGAACTCCGCGAAATCACCGACTGGAAGACCCCCATCTACGTCAAGATCGGCGCCTCCCGGCCGTACTACGACACCGCGCTCGCCGTGAAATCCGGCGCCGATGTGGTGGTGGTGGACGGCATGCAGGGCGGTACCGCCGCCACGCAGCAGGTGTTCATCGAGAACGTCGGCATCCCCACCCTCGCCGCCATCCCGCAGGCCGTCCAGGCCCTCCAGGAACTCGGCGTGCACCGCAAAGTCCAGCTCATCGTCTCCGGCGGCATCAGGACCGGCGCGGACGTGGCCAAAGCCATGGCCCTGGGCGCGGACGCCGTCGCCATCGGAACCGCCGCCCTGATCGCGCTCGGCGACAACGATCCCCGCTACGCCGCCGAGTACGCCGCCCTGGGCTCCGCCGCCGGTTTCTACGACGACTTCCAGGACGGCCGCGACCCGGCCGGCATCACCACCCAGGACCCCCAGCTGTCCTCCCGGCTCGACCCGGTAGCCGCGGGCAAGCGCCTGGCAAACTACCTCCGCGTCCTCACCATGGAAGCCCAGACCATCGCCCGGGCCTGCGGAAAGTCCCACCTGCACAACCTGGAGCCGGAGGACCTGGTGGCGCTGACCATCGAGGCCTCCGCCATGGCGCGGGTGCCGCTGGCAGGCACCAGCTGGATCCCCGGAGTCCAGGGGAGCTTCTGA